The following coding sequences are from one Syntrophus gentianae window:
- a CDS encoding TorF family putative porin, producing MKKLFYIKLLLVSLLVSGLLCLSVVPLFAEEEKPTGDFSVSALSKYVWRGQELSRDSVVIQPSMTVGYKGFAVNVWGNLDTDPYVASYKDDSENWTETDVTLSYSKTLGLFNLGAGYIYYGLAGSSENGTDIHDSQEIYVSLGLNTLLSPTLTVYKEIDYYHQWYFLLGISHTFELSKMVSLKLAATASYLLSEDEETYPEYNDDAEPTKDKFSNFHDGTLTASLPIKASQYVTVTPLISYVFPLSGDAKDEMKGRGLTTEKPSDRDSSFLYGGVTVSFTF from the coding sequence GTGAAAAAGTTATTTTATATCAAATTGTTGTTGGTCAGTTTGCTGGTCTCTGGTCTGTTGTGCCTTTCCGTTGTGCCGCTCTTTGCCGAGGAAGAAAAGCCAACGGGGGATTTTTCCGTATCGGCGTTAAGCAAGTATGTCTGGCGAGGGCAGGAACTCAGCCGGGACAGCGTCGTGATTCAACCTTCCATGACTGTCGGCTACAAAGGATTTGCCGTCAATGTCTGGGGAAACCTGGACACGGACCCCTATGTGGCAAGCTACAAGGATGACAGCGAAAACTGGACGGAAACGGATGTGACCCTGTCCTATTCAAAGACCCTGGGGCTCTTCAACCTGGGCGCAGGCTACATTTACTATGGCCTTGCCGGGTCCAGTGAAAATGGAACGGATATCCATGATTCCCAGGAGATTTATGTCTCCCTGGGGCTGAATACGCTCCTCTCGCCGACGTTAACGGTCTACAAGGAAATTGACTATTACCACCAGTGGTATTTCCTGCTGGGAATCTCCCATACCTTCGAGTTGAGCAAGATGGTCTCGCTGAAACTTGCGGCCACGGCGAGCTATCTGCTCAGCGAGGATGAAGAAACCTATCCCGAATATAATGATGATGCTGAACCGACGAAGGATAAATTCAGCAACTTCCATGATGGGACCCTAACGGCCAGCCTGCCCATCAAGGCCAGCCAGTATGTTACGGTAACTCCGCTCATTTCCTATGTCTTCCCCCTTTCCGGGGATGCAAAGGATGAAATGAAGGGAAGAGGGCTCACGACAGAAAAACCCTCAGACCGCGACAGTTCATTCCTTTATGGCGGCGTGACTGTGAGTTTCACGTTCTGA